In Streptomyces sp. 71268, the DNA window GCCAGCCCCGGCACGGCGCCGGCGGGGGCCCCGGTGGCGGTGAGCGGGCCGGTGAGCAGATGCCCGAGGGCGGGTTCGGCGAGCATGCCGACGACCAACGAGGTGATGGTGATGCCCAGTTGGGTGCCGGAGAGCTGGAAGGAGAGCTCCCGCAGGGCCTCGACCACGGTGCGGGCCCGACGGTCGCCGTCGGCCGCGGCCCGTTCCGCCTCCGCCCGCTCCACCGTGACCAGGCCGAACTCGGCGGCGACGAAGAAGCCGTTGGCGAGGATGAGGAAGAACGCCGCGGCGAGCAGCGACAGGGAAACGGTGGGACTCATGCCGCCGCCTCCCGGAGACGTGGAGAGGCGGCGCGGGTACTACAGGACGAACCGTCCATCGCTGGAGGAATTCACTCCTCGGATCGCAGGAGCCGCTTCGGCACGCGCGCGGCGCGTTCAGCCACCGAAAGGGCGGGGCGCGGGCGCGCCTTGGGCACCAGGGTAATCAAGGAGTGAGCGCATCGGGCAGGGCCGTCAGCGCGTGTGGCCGCCCGTTCCGTACGCCTCGCTCAGGGCCCGCAGCGTGCGCGCGTCCTCGATCGCCTGCGCCTTCGCGATGCCGGGCTGGATGCCGAGCGCGGGCATGCTGGTGCCGTCGGCGAGGTCGAGGAAGACCCAGGGATCACCCGGTCGCAGGTTGACCCGCAGGATCTCGGGCCACTCCAGGTGCCGGCGCGTGGTCAGGTTGGTGACGGTGACCCCGTCCGGCGCGGCGACGACCTTGGGCCGGGCGAGCAGCGCGAGCACGCCGCAGAAGAGCAGGCCGGTAAAGACGAAGCTGATCCGCTCCCCCGGGCTCAGGTTGGGCAGGGCCAGCGCGATGACCAGCAGCGTGACGAACAGCAGGACGCCGACCGCCAGCAGCACGACCCGGGTGCGGGTCGGCCGGAAGGTGATCGGCAGCTCGGGCAGGGGTGCGGGGGCGGACACTCGGCTGGCCTCTCAGATGTGCGGGGGGTGGTCACCGCGGGTGCGGCGACCGGGGCGGCGGGGTGTCGGCCCCGCCGCCTCGCGGCCGGTCACCGGCCGGCCCGGTCGGTCACCGGCCGGGCCGCGCCCGCGACGGGGCCGCGGCGTCACAGCCGGCAGGCGTGGATGCCGGTGGTGAGGATGGCGCGGGCGCCCAGGTCGTACAGCTCGTCCATGATGCGCTGGGCCTGGTTGGAGGGGACCATCGAGCGGACCGCGACCCAGCCCTCGTGGTGCAGCGGGGAGACGGTGGGCGACTCCAGGCCGGGGGTGAGGGCCACGGCGCGCTCCACGTGCTCCACGCGGATGTCGTAGTCCATCATCACGTACCGGCGGGCGACCAGGACGCCCTGCATGCGCCGGAGGAACTGCTGCACCTTGGGGTCGTCGACGGACTCCCCGGCGCGCCGGATGACGACCGCCTCGGACTCCAGGATCGGCTCGCCGATGATCTCCAGGCCGGCGTTGCGCAGCGTGGTCCCGGTCTCCACCACGTCGGCGATGATCTCCGCCACGCCGAGCTGGATGGCCGTCTCGACGGCGCCGTCGAGGTGCACGACGGCGGCGTCCACGCCGTTGTCGGCGAGGTGCTTGGTGACCAGGCCGGAGAAGGAGGTGGCCACGGTCATGCCGCCGAAGTCGCGCACGCTCTGCGCGGTGCCGGGGCGGGTCGCGTAGCGGAAGGTGGAGCCGGCGAAGCCGAGCTGCATGATCTCCTCGGCCTGCGAGCCGGAGTCGAGCAGCAGGTCGCGGCCGGTGATGCCGATGTCGAGGCGGCCGGAGCCGACGTAGACGGCGATGTCGCGCGGGCGCAGGAAGAAGAACTCGACCTCGTTGGCGCTGTCGACCAGGACCAGCTCCCGCCGGTCCTTGCGCTGCCGGTAGCCGGCCTCATGGAGCATCGCCGACGCAGGCTCGGACAGTGAACCCTTGTTGGGGACGGCGATGCGCAGCATGAGGTCAGCTTCCTTTACGCGAAGAGGGAGGGCTTTGCGGATACGTGCCGTGCGCACGGGTCTCGCACGGTCGGGTCGGGAGGTCGCGGGATGCCCGGGGTGTCCGGGCGGTGCCGCGTGGCGGACGCCGTCGTGGGGTCCGCCACGCGAGCCCGCGTCACAGATGAGCGTATACGTCGTCCAGGGAGATGCCGCGAGCGACCATCATCACCTGAACGTGGTACAGGAGCTGCGAGATCTCCTCGGCGGTGGCGTCGGCGCCCTCGTACTCGGCGGCCATCCACACCTCGGCCGCCTCCTCGACGACCTTCTTGCCGATGGCATGCACGCCCTTGCCCACGAGTTCGGCGGTGCGCGACGTGCTGGGGTCGCCGGTGGCGGCCTTGTGCTGGAGCTCGGTGAACAGCTCCTCGAATGTCTTGTTCGCCATGGTGCGGCTTAGCCTACGGGGTGCCGGGCGCGGGCTCAGCGCCAGGGCTCGGAGACCGAGCGCAGGGTGGTCGCGGTGGCGACGGCGGCGGTGACCGCCTCGTGCCCCTTGTCCTCCTTGGAGCCCTCAAGCCCGGCCCGATCGAGTGCCTGCTGTTCGTCGTCGCAGGTCAGCACGCCGAAGCCGATGGGGACCCCGGTGTCGACGCTGACCTGGGTCAGGCCCTGGGTGACGCCCTGGCAGACGTACTCGAAGTGCGGGGTACCGCCCCTGATGACGACGCCGAGCGCCACGATGGCGTCGTAACCCCGGCCGGCGAGCACCTTGGCGACCACCGGGAGTTCGAAGCTGCCCGGCACCCGCAGCAGGGTCGGCTCGTCGATGCCCAGCTCGGTCAGCGCGCGCAGCGCGCCGTCCACCAGGCCGTCCATCACCTGCTCGTGCCACTGTGCGGCGACGACGGCGACCCGCAGGTCACCGCAGTTCTTCACGGACAGTTCGGGGGCGCCTTGGCCGCTCATGTCTCTCCTCGTGCGCTGTGCTGAACACTTGCTGAACGCTGTGCTGGTCGGTGCGCGCCCGGCGCTGTCGACCGGGTGCCGGGGCGGCCCGGACGCCTGGAGGCGGCGCGGGCCGGGCGGCTCACTGGTCGCAGGTGGTGGCCGGCTCCCCGTCGAGCCAGGGCAGCTCGTGCCCCATCCGGTCGCGCTTGGTGCGCAGGTACCGCAGGTTGTGCTCGCCGGCCTGCACCGGCATCGGCTCGCGCCCGGTGACGTGCAGGCCGTGTTCGGCCAGGGCCGCGGCCTTGTGCGGGTTGTTGGTCAGCAGCCGTACGGAACGCACCCCGAGGTCGATGAGGATCTGGGCGCCGGCGGCGTAGTCCCGCGCGTCGGCGGGCAGGCCCAGCTCCAGGTTGGCGTCCAGGGTGTCCCGGCCGCGCTCCTGCAGCTCGTACGCGCGCAGCTTGGACAGCAGCCCGATGCCCCGGCCCTCGTGGCCGCGCAGGTAGAGCACGACGCCTCGGCCCTCGGCGGTGACGCGCTCCAGGGACGCCTGGAGCTGGGGGCCGCAGTCGCAGCGCTGGGAGCCGAAGATGTCGCCGGTCAGGCACTCGGAGTGGACCCGGACCAGCACGTCGTCGCCGTCGCCGAGGTCGCCCTGGACCAGGGCGATGTGCTCGATGCCGTCCACGGCGGAGCGGTAGCCGTACGCCCGGAAGTTGCCGAACGCGGTCGGCAGCCGGGTCTGGGCCTCGCGGCGCACGGTGGGCTCGGCCGCCGCGCGGTAGGCGATGAGGTCCTCGATGGAGATGATCGCCAGGCCGTTCTTGCGGGCGAAGGGCACCAGCTCGGGCAGGCGCAGCATGGCGCCGTCCTCGCCGGCGATCTCCACGATGGCGGCGGCGGGGCGCAGTCCGGCGAGCCGGGCCAGGTCCACGCCGGCCTCGGTGTGCCCGTCGCGGGTGAGCACGCCGCCGGGGCGGGCGCGCAGCGGGAAGACGTGGCCGGGGCGGACGAAGTCGGCCGGGGCGCTGTGCGGGTTGGCCAGCAGGCGGATGGTGGCGGCCCGGTCGGCGGCGGAGATGCCGGTGCTGACCCCGTGCTCGGGGCCGGCGTCCACGGAGACGGTGAAGGCGGTGCGCATCGCCTCGGTGTTCTGCTCGACCATCTGCGGCAGGTCGAGCCGGTCGATGTCGGTGGCCTCCAGCGGTACGCAGATCAGCCCGCGGCACTCGCTCATCATGAACGCCACCAGTTCGGGGGTGGCCTTCTCGGCGGCGATGACGAGGTCGCCCTCGTTCTCCCGGTTCTCGTCGTCGACGACGACCACGGGACGGCCGGCGGCGATCTCGCTGATGGCGCGCTCCACCGGGTCCAGCGTGAGGTCGCCGTCGGGCAGGCCGGCGAGGTGGGCGGGGGTGTGTGGGCCGGGCCAGTTGAGTGAGGTGGTCATGCGGGCGCTCCTTCCAGGGCGGGCGCGCCCGTGCGGGAGCGCAGCCACCAGTCGCGGGCACCCCACAGGGCGAGCGCGAGGTAGATCACGTAGACCAGGCCGGAGAAGGCCAGGCCGCTGCTGAAGGCGAGCGGGACGCCCACCAGGTCCACGAGCAGCCAGGCGAACCAGAACTCGACCAGGCCGCGGGCCTGGGCGACCATCGCCGCGAGGGTGCCGACGAAGATGTACGCGTCGGGCCACGGGTTCCAGGACAGCTCGGGCACGGCGGTGAACAGCCCGCCGACGGCGAGCGTGCCCGCGGCGGTCGCGCCGACGAGCGCGGCCCGCTCCCGCCAGCTCGCGAAGCGCACGGCTATCTGGCCGCCGTGGTCCTGGCGCCCGGTGTGCCACTGCCGCCAGCCCCAGGCGGCCACGGCCATCACCAGGAGCTGTTTGCCGAGGCCGCCGCTGAGCTGGGCGGAGGCGTAGGCGGTGACCAGCACGGCGCCGGCCACGAACTGCACGGGCCAGGTCCACACGGAGCGCCGCCAGCCCAGGGCCAGGGCGCCGAGCCCGAAGAGGTTGCCGATCATGTCGGACCAGATGACGTGCTGGCCCAGGACGGTGAACGCCTCGTCGCGCAGGCCGTCCCCCACGCTCTGCCACAGGCTCACCGAACAACCCCCTCACGAGTGTCCGCCGCGCCCCGGGCGGGGTCGGCCGCGGCGGGGTCCTGCGGGCCGGGTACGGGCAGGCCGGCGCCGGGCACGGTGCCGTGCGCGAGCAGGCGCTCGACGTACTTGGCCAGCACGTCCACCTCCAGGTTGACCGGGTCGCCGACCTGCTTGCTGCCGAGCGTGGTCAGGGCCAGCGTGGTGGGGATGAGACTGACGGTGAAGTGGTCGGCGCCGGCCTCGACGACGGTCAGGCTGATGCCGTCCACGGTGATGGAGCCCTTGTCGACCACGTACCGGGCCAGCTCGGGCGGCAGCGAGACGGTGACGATCTCCCAGCGCTCGCCCGGCACCCGCTCGGTGATCACGCCGGTGCCGTCCACGTGGCCCTGTACGAGGTGGCCGCCCAGCCGGCCGCCGAGCGCCATCGGGCGCTCCAGGTTGACCGGGGAGCCGGGCGCGAGGGCGCCGAGGCTGGAGCGGCGCAGCGTCTCGGCCATCACGTCGGCGGTGAACTCGCCGTCGGCCGCCTCCACGACGGTCAGACACACCCCGTTGACCGCGATCGAGTCGCCGTGCTTCGCGTCCACGGTGACCTGCGGCCCGCGGATGCGCAGCCGGGCGAAGTCGGCGGGGGCGTCGCCGGAGCCGGAGGGAGCCTCGCCCAGCTCCTCGATGGCGGCGATCTCACCCAGTTCTTCAACGATTCCGGTGAACACGTCAGCTCTCCTGAGTGGTGGTGGGACGGGCCGGCCGCTCGGGCACGGCCGTCATCCGCAGGTCGGGGCCGATGCGGGCGACGTCGGTCACGCCTAGCCGCAACGCTTGCCCGATGGTGGTGATTCCGGCGTCGGCGAGGGCCGCTGGCCCGGCGCCGAGAAGGGTGGGGGCGAGGTAGCCGACGACCTTGTCGACCACCTCGGCGGCGAGGAAGGCCCCGGCCAGCGTCGGGCCGCCTTCCAGGAGTACGGAGCGCACGCTGCGGGCGTGCAGGGCGGCCAACAGCGCGGAGACGTCCAGGCCGCGCCCGCGCGGGCCCGGTGGCAGCCGCACCACGTCGGCCAGCCCGTCCAGGTGGCGGGCGTCGGCGTGCTCGCGGACGGCGACCAGGGTGGGCGCGGCGTCGTCCAGGACGCGGGCGCCGGGGCGTACGGCGGTGGCGTGGGTGTCCACGACGACGCGCAGCGGCTGGGTCGGCCGGGCCCCGGGGTCGGTGGGGCGGGCGGCGAGGTGGGGGTCGTCGGCGCGGGCGGTGCCGGAGCCGACGACGACGGCGTCGGCCTCGGCGCGCAGTCGGTGCACGTCGGCGCGGGCCTGCGGCGAGGTGATCCAGCGGCTGGTGCCGTCGGCGGCGGCGCTGCGCCCGTCCAGGGTCGCGGCGTACTTCCACAGCACGAACGGGCGCCCGGTGCGCATCGCGGTCAGCCACGCCTCGTTGCCGGCCGCGGCCTCGGCCCCGAGCAGGCCGGCCTCGACGCCGATGCCGGCCGCGGCCAGCGTCGCGGCGCCGCCGGCGGCCTGCGGGGTGGGGTCGGGTACGGCGTAGACGACGCGGGCGACGCCGGCCTCGATCAGGGCGCGGGTGCACGGCGGTGTGCGGCCGGTGTGGTCGCAGGGTTCGAGGGTGACCAGGGCGGTGCCGCCACGGGCCCGGTCGCCGGCGGCGCGCAGGGCGTGCACCTCGGCGTGCGGCCCGCCGGCGCGCTGGTGCCAGCCCTCGCCGACGGGGGCTCCGGACGCGTCCAGGACGACGCAGCCGACGACGGGGTTGGGGCTGGTGTGGCCGAGGCCGCGGGCGGCCAGCGCGATGGCACGGCGCATGGCCGTCGTCTCGCTCGCGATCGCCTCGTGGGCGGCCACCGGGTCCTCCTGCCTCTTCGGGCACGGACTCCGGGGCTGTCAAAACGACAGGACAACGGACGGAACACGCCGGATACGCCGAGGCAACGACGCGGCCCACCCCAAAGGGGGTGAGCGCCGATACGACGGCGCACCTGTGCTCGCCCGTCGCGCACTGCCTCCCATCCGGACTTTAACCGTCGGTCCAGGAGTTTCACCTGGTCAACCGGCCGCTGGCAGCGGACGGGTCGCGGACTGTAACCGCCGGTTCGGACTTTCACCGACCCCGGAGTGCGCTGACGTCACTGGTACGGCATCCAGTCTGCCACGGGTGGCCAGGGGTACGCGGGCCGGATTCTGTGGCCTGGCTCACAGGATGCGTGTCGGAGGCCGCCGAGAACTGGCTGGAAACCGCTCATAGAAAGCTGTCCGAATCGCCGCCGTCAGGGAACTCCCGGCCCGTGCCCTCGCGTTGATATTGGTCCATACCTATTGACGCTTTGGTCTAGTCCTCTTAGCCTCTGCCACACCTTTGAGCAACCAACCGGGGTGTGCGCACACCCCGGGCCCCCTTCATCTCCCTTCACCTCCCACAGCGCGCGCTTCGTACGTCCCCCCACGGCACGGATCACCCCCGCGAGCTCCACCGAGCCCCTCCCTGGAGGAACCGATCGTGTTGTCCCGTACCCGCGCGAGAGCCACGCTGGCCGCGTCGGCCGCCGCTCTCGCCGGACTCCTCGTCAGCACCCTCTCGGTCGCTGAGTCCCACGCCGAGGACCAGTCCACCTGTCGCCCCGACGGCATGTACCGCACCCCGGGCGTCGACGTCCCCTACTGCTCCGTCTACGACGCCGACGGCCGCGAGAAGATGGGCGCCGACCACCAGCGCCGCGTCATCGGCTACTTCACCAGTTGGCGCACCGGCAAGGACGGCACCCCCGCCTACCTGGCCAACAACATCCCGTGGGACAAGGTCACCCACCTGAACTACGCCTTCGCGCACGTCGACAAGGCCAACAAGATCTCCGTCGGAGCGGATTCGGCCAACAACCCCGCGACCGGCATGACCTGGCCCGGTGTCGAGGGCGCGGAGATGGACCCGGCGTTCCCGTACAAGGGCCACTTCAACCAGCTCAGCAAGTTCAAGAAGAAGCACCCCAACGTCAAGACGCTGATCTCGGTCGGCGGTTGGGCCGAGACCGGTGGCTACATCGACGAGAACGGCCAGCGCGTCAAGTCCGGCGGCTTCTACTCGATGGCCACCAACGCCGACGGCTCGGTCAACCAGGCGGGCATCAACACCTTCGCCGACTCCGCCGTGGACTTCATCCGCCAGTACGGCTTCAACGGCGTGGACATCGACTACGAGTACCCGACGTCGATGAAGGACGCCGGCCACCCGCAGGACTGGCCGCTGGCCAACGCCCGGCGCGGCGGGCTCAACAAGGGCTACGCGGCGCTGATGAAGACGCTGCGCGAGAAGCTGGACCGGGCCAGCGCCGCCGACGGCAAGCACTACCTGCTCTCCGTCGCCGCCCCCTCCTCCGCCTACCTGCTGCGCGGCATGGAGACGTACCAGACGACGAAGTACCTGGACTACGTCAACATCATGTCCTACGACCTGCACGGGGCGTGGAACGAGTTCGTCGGCCCCAACGCCGCGCTCTACGACGACGGCAAGGACGCCGAGCTGGCCAAGTGGGGCGTGTACACCGCCTCGCAGTACGGCGGCATCGGCTACCTCAACGGCGACTGGTCCTACCACTACTTCCGCGGCTCGATGCCGGCCGGCCGGATCAACCTGGGCCTGCCGTACTACACCCGCGGCTGGAAGAACGTGAACGGCGGCAAGAACGGGCTGTGGGGCACCTCGAAGGCCAGCTCCTGCCCGGCCGGCTCGGGGCTGACCGAGTGCGGTGACGGCGCCGTCGGCATCGACAACCTGTGGCACGACAAGGACGACAACGGCAAGGAGTCGCCGGCCGGCTCCAACCCGATGTGGCACGCCAAGAACCTGGAGAAGGGCGTCGTCGGTGACTACGTCACCCGCTACGGCTTCCCCGCCGACACCAAGCTCACCGGCGCCTACACCCGCAACTACGACTCCACGCTGGTCGCCCCGTGGCTGTGGAACGCCGACAAGAAGGTGTTCCTGTCCACCGAGGACGAGCAGTCGGTCAAGGCCAAGGCCCAGTACGTGGTCGACAAGGGCCTGGGCGGCACCATGATCTGGGAGCTGGCCGGTGACTACCAGTACAACGCCGGCAAGGGCCAGTACGAGCCGGGCAACACGCTGACCAACACGCTGTACGACGCGTTCAAGGCGGCGCCCGGCTACGGCGCCAAGCGGGCCACCACCAACCTGCCGGCCGAGGCGCTCGACCTCGACGTGAACTTCGGCGAGTTCCCGCTGGGTGACTCGAACTACCCGATCAGCCCCAAGGTGCGCATCACCAACAACACCAAGACCACCATTCCGGGCGGCGCCGAGTTCCAGTTCGACTACGCCACCGCCTCCCCCAACAACGCCAAGGACCAGAGCGGCTGGGGCCTGAAGGTCATCCGCAGCGACCACACGGGGAACAACGTGGGCGGCCTGAAGGGTGACTACCACCGCACCTCGTTCAAGCTGCCGAGCTGGCAGTCGCTCGCGCCCGGCGCGTCCCTCAGCTTCGACCTCGTGTACTACCTGCCGACCTCCACGCCGTCGAACTGGACGGTCTCCTTCGGCGGCAAGTCGTACTCGCTCGCCGGCGACCTGGCCCGCGGCACCAAGATCGTCGACCCCGGTGACGGGACCAGCGGCGGCACGGGCGGCACCGGCGGCAACAACGGTGGCAACGGCGGCCAGTGCACGGCGCCGGCGTGGGACAAGACCGCGGTCTACAACGGCGGCGCGGCCGTCTCCTGGAAGGGCCACAACTGGACGGCCAAGTGGTGGACCCAGGGCCAGGAGCCGGGCGTCGACGGTGTCTGGCAGGACAAGGGAGCCTGCTGACCCCCTGATCACCCGGCGGCGGTGAAGTGTGGCGTCACCCGCCGTCGGGTGCGCCACCGGGCCGGGCCCCCTCTCAGCGGCGGGGGCCCGGCTCGGTGGGCCAAACGAGAAGCGCGCCGGGTCCCGGTTTCGGGGCCCGGCGCGCGGGCGTTCCCCGGTGGGGCGGGAGGGGGCCGTGGCCGGCTGCGGCCCACCACTCCCGTGGGCCCCGCTGATCTCACCGATTCATCGGATGCACCGGATTCACCGGTTCAACGGATTTGACGGTTCGACGGATTCACCGGCCGAGTTCCCGCTCGGAGGCGACGACCACCCCGTACAGGTCGGCGACGGTGGCCAGGCCGGCCCGGTGCACCTGGTCGGCGGGGACCTCGGCGCCCGCCACCGGCAGCGCGCGGGTCGCGCAGGCGTCGGCGACGACGGTCGGGCGGTGGCCGGCGAGGAACGCGCCCTGCGCCGTGGCCGCCACGCACATGTGGGTCATCCACCCCGCGAGCACCACGTCCTGGCCCGGGCGCAGACGGGTGGCCAGGTCCGTGTCCACGAACGCGTTCGGGACCCGCTTGACCACCACCGGCTCCCCGTCGAGCGGGGCGACGTCCGGGTGTGGCCGCCCGATCTCGGCATCGATGTCGTACGGGGTGCCCGGGCCGCCGTCGTTGATCACGTGCACGACTCGCGCGCCCTCCCGGCGGGCCCGGGCCAGCAGTCGCGCGGCGGCGTCGAGCGAGGGCCGCCAGCCGTCGAGTTCCATGACGCCGCGGGTGTAGGTGTTCTGGAGGTCGACGAGGACCAGCGTGGCCTCGCCGAGGATCGCGGGCGTCTGGTCGAGGCCGTTGAGCTCGCGCAGGGTGGTTCTGGGCATGGGTGTACCGCCTTCAGGACGCGGGTGGAGGGGCGGCCCGAACGGTGAGTGGGCCATGCCGGTAAAACTAGGAGCCGCCACCGATGTCGGCAATGACGTCCCACCCGCAGAAACCGACATGCCGCAACGCCCTGTCCACACCCCTGGGGGACCCGTGCCGGACACCGTCCGCCGCCTCGTCGTCATCATGCTCTTCGACGGCGTCGACCTGCTCGACGTCACCGGGCCGCCGGAGGTGTTCTCGCTGGCCCTGCGCGAGACCGAGGAGGCCGCGGGCTACCGCGTACTGCTCGCCGCCGCGACCACGGACCCGGTCACCACCGGCGCCGGGGTGCGCGTCCTGCCCGACGTCACCTTCGCCGAGGCCGCCGCCGGTGCCATCGACACGCTCCTGGTGCCCGGCGCGGTGGAGGTCGACGCCGAACGCCGCGTCCATCCGCTCGTCGACCCGTGCCTGGTGGAGTGGGTGCGGGTGCTGGCCGCCCGCGCGCACCGGGTCGCCTCCGTGTGCGTGGGCGCGCACCTGCTGGCCGCGGCCGGCCTGTTGGACGGCAGGCGCGCCACCACCCACTGGTCGACGGCGGGGCGGCTGGCCGCCGACCACCCGGCCGTCACGGTGGACGCCGACCCGATCTTCATCCGCGAGGGCGACGTGTGGACCGGGGCCGGGATCAGCGCGTGCCTTGACCTGTCCCTCGCGCTGATCGCCGACGACCTCGGCGAGGCCGTCGCCGTGCGGGTGGCCCGGCAACTGGTCATGTACCTCAAACGTCCCAGCGGCCAGAGCCAGTTCAGCGCGCCGCTGGAGCAGGTCTCCACCACGCGCCGCGTCGAGGACCTGCGCCACCACGTCCTGCGCCACCTCGACGCGCCCCTGACCGTCGCCGACCTGGCCGCGTACGCGCACGTCAGCGACCGTCACCTGACCCGCCTCTTCAAGACCGAACTCGGCATGACCCCGCACGCCTACGTCGAGTCGGTCCGGGTGGAGAGGGCCCGCCGCGAACTGGAGTCGTCCGACGCGACGCTGGAGCGCGTCGCCGCGCTCTGCGGTTTCGGCACGACCGACACCCTGGTACGGGCCTTCCGCCGGCGCCTGAACACCACGCCGACGGAGTACCGGCGGCGGTTCCGGCTACCGGCGCACGACCGGCCTCAGGCCTCCGGGGCGAACAGCGCGTCCTGAGCCGCGTCCCGCGCCATCAGCACCGCGCCACGCAACACCGCCGCGCCCCCCACCGTGCCGGCCCGCACCTCGGTACGGACCGGGGCCATCCGCGCCACCCGCTCCGCCACGCGCCGGGCCAGCTCGTCGCCGCCCGCGCGCCCGCACTCGCCGCCGATGACCACGCAGCCCGGGTCGAGCACGGCGCTCACGGCCGTGACCCCGATGGCGACGCCGTCCGCGTACGCGTCGAGGAACGCGTCCGCCACCCCGGCCGGCACCCGCGCGACCCCGCCGCCCTCACCCCGTTCGTCCCGCTCCCCCCGGCTCTCCCGCACCGAGGCCACGGCGGCGCGCAGCGCGCGCTCGGCCGCCTCGACGCCCGTGCCCTCGACGGCCAGGCCGTGCCGGTGCGCGAGGTCGCACACCGCGGGCCCGCCGGCGAGCGAGTGGAAGCCTCCGTCGCAGCCGCTCGCGCTGGGCAGCCCGCCGGTGCCCGGGACCGGCAGGAACCCGATCTCCCCCGCGCCGCCGGACGCCCCCCGGCGCAGCGCGCCGTCCAGCACGACCGCCGCGCCGGTCCCGCCACCGAGCCACAGCAGCACGAAGGTGTCCCGGTCGCGGGCCGCGCCGAGCCGCTGCTCGGCGACGGCGGCGAGGTTGGCCTCGTTCTCCAACAGCAGGTCGCCCGGGAAGCGCTCGCGCACCGCGGCGACCAGGTCGGCGTGCCAGCGCGGGAGCCAGCCCGTGTTGCTGCCCAG includes these proteins:
- a CDS encoding isochorismatase family protein — its product is MPRTTLRELNGLDQTPAILGEATLVLVDLQNTYTRGVMELDGWRPSLDAAARLLARARREGARVVHVINDGGPGTPYDIDAEIGRPHPDVAPLDGEPVVVKRVPNAFVDTDLATRLRPGQDVVLAGWMTHMCVAATAQGAFLAGHRPTVVADACATRALPVAGAEVPADQVHRAGLATVADLYGVVVASERELGR
- a CDS encoding helix-turn-helix domain-containing protein, with the protein product MLFDGVDLLDVTGPPEVFSLALRETEEAAGYRVLLAAATTDPVTTGAGVRVLPDVTFAEAAAGAIDTLLVPGAVEVDAERRVHPLVDPCLVEWVRVLAARAHRVASVCVGAHLLAAAGLLDGRRATTHWSTAGRLAADHPAVTVDADPIFIREGDVWTGAGISACLDLSLALIADDLGEAVAVRVARQLVMYLKRPSGQSQFSAPLEQVSTTRRVEDLRHHVLRHLDAPLTVADLAAYAHVSDRHLTRLFKTELGMTPHAYVESVRVERARRELESSDATLERVAALCGFGTTDTLVRAFRRRLNTTPTEYRRRFRLPAHDRPQASGANSAS
- a CDS encoding ROK family transcriptional regulator; this encodes MSPTRVHSGGKSGGKTASPSTARAINDRLALALLQREGPLTAGQLKQLTGLSRPTVADLVERLRGARLITVVGEAGAERRGPNARLYGIVADRAHLAGIDVRTDRVTVCVADLLGRTLAEASLPIAPQSGGEPGRPAAGPPAVAAAVDLLTSTVARAGATSPHTIGVGAPGLLDPVTGALGSNTGWLPRWHADLVAAVRERFPGDLLLENEANLAAVAEQRLGAARDRDTFVLLWLGGGTGAAVVLDGALRRGASGGAGEIGFLPVPGTGGLPSASGCDGGFHSLAGGPAVCDLAHRHGLAVEGTGVEAAERALRAAVASVRESRGERDERGEGGGVARVPAGVADAFLDAYADGVAIGVTAVSAVLDPGCVVIGGECGRAGGDELARRVAERVARMAPVRTEVRAGTVGGAAVLRGAVLMARDAAQDALFAPEA